From Taeniopygia guttata chromosome 21, bTaeGut7.mat, whole genome shotgun sequence, one genomic window encodes:
- the LOC100227365 gene encoding arylacetamide deacetylase-like 4: MAFFYLLPVILLVIFVASFISAIIRTIKTEYANCNIPPGVSNPGKLRLIVAVLIVSSTLGRIFEKMELCSSLAFRRLMLSGRKPGPALGVRQEDARFGHVPVRLYRPSAPAACPCTAVLLFHGGGWICCSLDTHERICQYIAKESGSLVVSVRYRLAPEHKYPAAYEDCLSATQHFLQHLERFGVDPARVAVCGDSAGGNLAAAVSQSLAGSSDLPRLRAQILIYPGLQALDFNLPSYQQNRGVPLLFRERAVFYSLQYVQGDASNLEEILEGSHVPPDMRLKYGKWVSPDNIPEEFKVRGYKPPKPCEFKPGVFEKVKRISEPTLCPLLAEDTIIQQLPESFILTCEYDVLRDDGLLYKKRLEDNGVPVTWYHLEDGFHGIVNLFDYYASSFPSGKRGLDRIVAFIKGL, translated from the exons atggcatttttttatCTACTGCCAGTGATACTGCTGGTGATTTTTGTTGCTTCATTCATATCAGCAATCATAAGAACAATTAAAACTGAGTATGCCAATTGCAACATCCCTCCTGGAGTGAGCAATCCCGGAAAACTTCGACTTATTGTTGCTGTTTTGATTGTTTCATCTACTCTG GGCAGGATTTTTGAGAAGATGGAGCTGTGCAGCAGCCTGGCCTTCAGGCGCCTCATGCTCTCCGGGCGGAAGCCAGGCCCGGCGCTGGGGGTGCGGCAGGAGGACGCGCGGTTTGGGCACGTGCCCGTGCGGCTGTACCGGCCCAGTGCACCGGCTGCGTGCCCAtgcactgctgtgctgctgttccaTGGCGGCGGCTGGATCTGCTGCAGCCTCG ATACCCATGAAAGGATCTGCCAGTACATTGCCAAGGAAAGCGGCTCGCTGGTGGTGTCCGTGAG GTACCGTCTGGCCCCCGAGCACAAATACCCCGCTGCGTACGAAGACTGTCTGAGCGCCACCCAGCAtttcctgcagcacctggagcgCTTCGGCGTGGATCCCGCCCGCGTCGCTGTCTGCGGGGACAGCGCTGGGGGCAAcctggcagctgctgtcagccagagcctggcaggcAGCTCAGACCTGCCCAGACTCCGTGCTCAGATCCTCATCTACCCAGGCCTGCAGGCACTGGACTTCAATTTACCATCCTACCAACAAAATCGGGGAGTCCCTCTGCTATTCCGGGAACGTgctgttttttattctttgcagtACGTACAAGGGGACGCATCAAATCTGGAAGAGATCTTGGAGGGCTCTCATGTTCCTCCAGACATGAGGCTGAAGTATGGGAAGTGGGTGAGCCCAGACAACATCCCTGAGGAATTTAAGGTCAGAGGCTACAAACCACCCAAGCCCTGTGAATTCAAGCCTGGAGTTTTTGAGAAAGTGAAAAGAATCAGTGAGCCCACGCTGTGCCCACTGTTGGCTGAAGACACAATtatccagcagctgccagaatCCTTCATCCTGACCTGCGAGTACGACGTGCTGCGGGACGATGGCTTGTTGTACAAGAAGAGGCTGGAGGACAATGGGGTTCCAGTGACCTGGTACCACCTTGAAGATGGATTCCATGGAATCGTAAACCTATTTGATTATTATGCTTCATCATTTCCatctgggaaaaggggattgGACAGGATTGTTGCATTTATAAAAGGCCTGTAG
- the LOC100220603 gene encoding arylacetamide deacetylase-like 4 — MEILLAIFLSVLTGIVAIAFYYEHPKAEIPHGISEHQKLYVLHFFINFGFGLATLLDKVGIMSEIHFLRAVMATIPPLKDTRLQIKDLRFEKVKVRIYQLKTSNSNQRRGILYFHGGVGQFGSIQAYERMCRYLCRKTNSVVVCVGYRLAPEHPFPAQFEDCLTAAIHFLRTAQDHGVDPSRVVVCGDSSGGTLTAAVAQALVNRRDLPKLRAQILIYPFLQCVDLNLPSYQQNERVPILLKKRTLVLGLKYVNMDLGIIEEIFKGCHISEDQRLKYQKWVSPDYIPHEFKTRGYKPSPAHLPSKELCELVKSVLDPVFSPLLAEDSVIAQLPETFILTCEFDVLRDDGLLYKKRLEDHGVKVTWCHLQEGFHGTLFLALFGRVIGFRSGAKGLEKIVNFLRLM; from the exons ATGGAAATTCTCCTGgccatttttctctctgttttgaCTGGTATTGTGGCAATTGCTTTCTATTATGAACACCCCAAAGCAGAAATTCCTCATGGAATCAGTGAGCACCAAAAGCTTTATgttcttcatttcttcattaACTTTGGGTTTGGTCTG GCAACATTATTGGACAAAGTAGGTATAATGTCAGAGATCCATTTCCTCAGGGCTGTAATGGCGACAATACCACCATTAAAGGATACGCGTCTTCAAATCAAGGACTTAAGGTTTGAAAAGGTTAAAGTGAGAATTTACCAGCTAAAAACATCAAACAGTAACCAAAGAAGGggaattctttattttcatggaGGAGTTGGCCAGTTTGGAAGTATCC AGGCCTACGAAAGGATGTGCCGCTATCTCTGCAGGAAGACCAACTCAGTGGTGGTGTGTGTTGG GTATCGTTTAGCTCCTGAGCACCCATTTCCAGCCCAGTTTGAGGACTGTCTCACTGCTGCCATCCATTTTCTGAGGACTGCACAAGACCACGGAGTCGACCCTTCCCGCGTTGTCGTCTGTGGAGACAGCAGTGGAGGGACACTCACTGCTGCTGTTGCCCAGGCTCTGgtgaacagaagagatctcccaAAGCTGAGAGCACAAATCCTAATATACCCTTTTCTGCAGTGTGTGGACTTAAATTTGCCTTCTTATCAGCAGAATGAGAGAGTCCCCATTTTGCTAAAGAAGCGAACCCTTGTTCTTGGTTTGAAGTATGTTAATATGGACTTGGGCATCATCgaagaaatatttaaaggttGCCACATTTCAGAAGATCAGAGACTGAAATATCAGAAATGGGTGAGTCCTGACTACATCCCTCATGAGTTTAAAACAAGAGGTTACAAACCAAGTCCAGCACATCTACCCTCCAAAGAACTCTGTGAATTGGTCAAGTCCGTGTTAGACCCTGTTTTTTCACCACTGTTGGCCGAAGACAGTGTTATCGCTCAGCTTCCTGAGACTTTCATTTTGACCTGTGAATTTGATGTGCTTCGAGATGATGGACTGCTGTACAAGAAACGATTAGAGGACCACGGTGTGAAAGTGACCTGGTGCCATCTGCAAGAGGGATTCCATGGAACACTGTTCTTAGCACTTTTTGGTAGGGTGATAGGATTCCGCTCTGGAGCTAAAGGCCTGGAAAAGATAGTAAATTTTCTAAGACTGATGTAA
- the LOC100230178 gene encoding arylacetamide deacetylase-like 4, whose amino-acid sequence MAAVLTVLVLFLTGFLAAFILLVIGAINFDFSNSEIPPGVNQPAKLRIIHIILIFTAVVGKILQNLGICTQVSFVRYMQGRKTPGADPKLFIRDLWFENVPVRIYQPKAPSASQRRAVMFFHGGGWVFGSIETHEELCRFIARESESVVVSVGYRLAPEHKYPAAYEDCLSATQHFLQHLERFGVDPARVAVCGDSAGGNLAAAVSQSLAGSSDLPRLRAQILIYPGLQALDFNLPSYQQNRGVPLLFQERAAFYMLQYLNGNAIKLEEVLEGSHIPIDIKLKYKKWVSPDNIPEEFKVRGYKPRVLLDCTTEVYETVKRFCEPNLCPLLAEDTIIQQLPESFILTCEYDVLRDDGLLYKKRLEDNGVSVTWYHLEDGFHGIINSFNSGWLSFPAGKRGLDNIVNFLRSL is encoded by the exons ATGGCAGCTGTACTCACAGTGCTGGTGCTATTCTTAACTGGTTTTCTTGCTGCATTTATATTGTTGGTCATAGGGgcaattaattttgatttttccaaCTCAGAAATTCCTCCTGGAGTGAATCAGCCTGCAAAGCTCCGAATCATtcatataattttaatattcacAGCTGTGGTG GGAAAGATTTTGCAAAACCTTGGCATCTGCACTCAGGTGAGCTTTGTGCGGTACATGCAAGGAAGAAAGACTCCGGGGGCGGACCCAAAGCTCTTCATCAGAGATCTGTGGTTTGAGAACGTGCCTGTAAGGATTTACCAGCCTAAGGCTCCATCTGCCAGCCAAAGGAGAGCAGTTATGTTTTTTCATGGAGGAGGATGGGTATTTGGAAGCATTG AGACACACGAAGAGCTGTGCCGCTTTATTGCCAGAGAAAGTGAATCTGTGGTTGTATCTGTGGG GTACCGTCTGGCCCCCGAGCACAAATACCCCGCTGCGTACGAAGACTGTCTGAGCGCCACCCAGCAtttcctgcagcacctggagcgCTTCGGCGTGGATCCCGCCCGCGTCGCTGTCTGCGGGGACAGCGCTGGGGGCAAcctggcagctgctgtcagccagagcctggcaggcAGCTCAGACCTGCCCAGACTCCGTGCTCAGATCCTCATCTACCCAGGCCTGCAGGCACTGGACTTCAACTTACCATCCTACCAACAAAATCGGGGAGTCCCTCTGCTATTCCAGGAACGTGCCGCTTTCTATATGTTGCAGTACCTAAATGGGAATGCAATAAAACTGGAAGAGGTCTTGGAAGGTTCCCATATTCCTATAGATATTAAATTAAAGTATAAAAAGTGGGTGAGTCCAGACAACATCCCTGAGGAATTTAAGGTCAGAGGCTACAAACCACGTGTGCTACTTGACTGCACAACTGAAGTTTACGAGACAGTGAAGAGATTCTGTGAACCCAACCTGTGCCCACTGCTGGCTGAAGACACAATtatccagcagctgccagaatCCTTCATCCTGACCTGCGAGTACGACGTGCTGCGGGACGATGGCTTGTTGTACAAGAAGAGGCTGGAGGACAATGGGGTTTCAGTGACCTGGTACCACCTTGAAGATGGATTCCATGGAATCATAAACTCATTTAATAGTGGCTGGTTGTcatttccagctgggaaaaggggCCTTGACAATATTGTGAATTTTCTAAGAAGCTTATAg
- the LOC100217723 gene encoding arylacetamide deacetylase-like 4, protein MAFIYTTLAIIGMFFFSPLLIPALFLGVVLYDFFNSELPPGIEQPLKLRFFHSLMITAMVAGKILEKLGICNDLTLLRLALNGIPPWRDSKLLIKDLTVDGVPLRIYQPKNPPTGKRRGILYFHGGAGTFGSIRAFERVCRYMAKKCNSVVVSVGYRLAPEHPYPGQYFDCLNATLYFMRNLEEYHVDPGLIIISGDSCGANFATVICQILLNDRDLPKVRAQVLLYPGLQGLDFHLPSYQQNAFVPMLSRKMIIYFCFRYLNRKPTFWKDVLQNCHVPDSMRQQYKKWVSADLIPDEFKVRGYVPPKPAAYKPEVHEAVKEILAATFSPLLAEDSIICQLPESYIATCEFDVLRDDGLLYKKRLEENGVQVTWYHCKNGFHGILAFFGYGFFSFLSANKIMDSIVNYINSL, encoded by the exons ATGGCATTTATTTATACAACTTTAGCTATTATAggaatgttctttttttctcctcttttaaTACCAGCACTGTTTTTGGGGGTTGTATTATATGATTTTTTCAACTCAGAACTGCCACCTGGAATTGAGCAACCTCTAAAGCTCCGTTTTTTCCACTCCTTGATGATTACAGCCATGGTTGCG GGAAAGATTTTGGAGAAGCTGGGGATCTGCAATGATTTAACCCTACTGCGGCTGGCACTCAATGGGATACCTCCATGGAGAGATTCCAAACTGCTTATCAAAGATCTCACAGTAGATGGGGTGCCCCTGAGGATTTatcagcccaaaaatccacccactGGCAAAAGAAGAGGAATTCTCTATTTTCATGGAGGCGCTGGCACATTTGGGAGCATTA GAGCCTTTGAAAGAGTATGCCGCTATATGGCCAAAAAATGCAACTCAGTGGTTGTGTCTGTTGG GTACCGTCTGGCTCCTGAACATCCCTACCCAGGGCAATATTTTGACTGTCTCAATGCCACCTTATACTTCATGAGGAATTTAGAAGAGTATCACGTGGATCCTGGTCTCATCATCATTAGTGGTGACAGCTGTGGAGCTAATTTTGCTACAGTTATTTGTCAAATACTGCTGAATGATAGAGATCTGCCAAAAGTACGTGCTCAGGTCCTGCTTTACCCAGGACTCCAGGGGCTGGATTTCCACTTGCCCTCCTACCAGCAGAATGCTTTTGTCCCCATGTTGTCCCGGAAGATGATCATCTACTTCTGCTTTCGTTACCTTAACAGAAAACCCACATTTTGGAAAGATGTTCTGCAAAACTGCCATGTTCCTGATAGTATGAGACAGCAGTATAAAAAATGGGTAAGTGCTGACCTTATTCCTGATGAATTTAAGGTTAGAGGCTACGTCCCACCAAAACCTGCAGCATATAAACCTGAAGTTCATGAAGCTGTCAAAGAGATTTTAGCAGCAACATTTTCCCCACTTTTAGCTGAAGATTCCATTATTTGCCAGCTCCCTGAGTCCTACATTGCAACCTGTGAGTTTGATGTGTTGAGGGATGATGGTCTGTTATACAAGAAGAGACTGGAGGAAAATGGTGTTCAAGTGACCTGGTACCATTGCAAGAATGGCTTCCATGGAATTTTAGCCTTTTTTggctatgggtttttttcctttttatctgcAAATAAGATAATGGACAGTATTGTGAATTATATAAACAGTTTATAG